The following are from one region of the Pseudomonadota bacterium genome:
- the tuf gene encoding elongation factor Tu (EF-Tu; promotes GTP-dependent binding of aminoacyl-tRNA to the A-site of ribosomes during protein biosynthesis; when the tRNA anticodon matches the mRNA codon, GTP hydrolysis results; the inactive EF-Tu-GDP leaves the ribosome and release of GDP is promoted by elongation factor Ts; many prokaryotes have two copies of the gene encoding EF-Tu), protein EMIMPGDNVAISAELITPIAMETELRFAIREGGRTVGAGVVSNIIG, encoded by the coding sequence GAGATGATAATGCCCGGAGACAATGTAGCGATATCGGCGGAGCTGATAACTCCTATAGCAATGGAGACCGAGCTTCGGTTTGCGATAAGGGAAGGCGGACGGACGGTCGGTGCAGGAGTTGTAAGCAATATTATAGGATAA